GTGTAGTTCGCCTGCCGCAAGGTCGCCTGCAATTCGGACAGCACCCGCTTCACATCGGGCGAGGCAGCGGCAAGGTTGCCGGTCATCTTGTCCGTGTTGCGCATGATGTTTTCGAACGACTTCAGGTTCTGGTCGGACAGCACCATCGTCAGCCGCTCGGTCAGCGTCGCCAGCCGTTCCAGCAGCAGCGGCGTGTTGGCCAGGATCTCTCCGAGCCCGCCACGCTTGGTCGGAATCACGGGCACGCCTTCCGGCCCCTTTTCCTCGATCGGCGGCGCGCCCTTGACCGCGCCCTGCAACTGGATGGTGGTCACGCCGGTGAAGCTGCCCTGCAGGCTGGCGGTCGTGCCCTGCAGGATCGGCACCTTCCTGTTGATCTTGATCCGCACCCGGACGAATTCGGGGTCCTTCTCCCACAGATCGATGTCTTCCACCTGCCCCGAAGGCACGCCCGAGAACGAGACTTCCGAACCCTTGGCCAGACCATCCACGGACTGCTTGAAGAAGATGTCGTAGTGATCCTGTTCACCCTGGTTCAGGCGCGCGATCCACACCGTCAGCGCGGCGATGCCGGCCAGCAGCAGGAGGGTAACGGCCCCGACCCAGATATGGTTTGCGCGCGTTTCCATCGGCTGTGTTCCCGTATCCTATGCCTCGTCCTGCGGATCGTCGTCCACCGGAACGGCAACCCCCGGCGGTGCGATGCGATCCTGCGCGGCCTTGGCGGCACGGCCGCGCGGGCCATTGAAGTATTCCTGAATCCACGGATGATCGAGCGCCAAGAGTTCCGGGATCGTCCCCACCGCGATCACCTTCTTGTCGGCCAGCACGGCCACACGGTCGCAGATTTCGTACAGGGTATCGAGATCGTGCGTGATCAGGAACACCGTCAGCCCCAGCGTCTGCTGAAGACTGGCGATCAACTGGTCGAACGCCGCCGCGCCGATCGGGTCCAGCCCCGCCGTCGGCTCATCCAGAAACAGCAGTTCGGGATCGAGCGCCAGCGCCCGCGCCAGCCCGGCGCGCTTCTTCATGCCGCCGGAAAGTTCGGCTGGGTACTTGGCCGTGGCATCCGCCGGCAGGCCGGAAAGGATCACCTTGTAGCGCGCGATCTCGTGCCGCAGCTCGTCGCTGATCTCGGGATAGAATTCGCGCAGCGGCACCTCGACGTTTTCGGCCACGGTCAGTGTGGAGAACAGCGCGCCGCCCTGGAACAGCACGCCCCACTGGCTGCGGATGTCGATATCGTCGTCGTCGCGCGCGTCGGTGATCGAGCTGCCCAGCACCTCGATCTCGCCCGCCTCGGGAATCTGGAGGCCGATGATCGCGCGCATCAGCACCGATTTGCCCGTGCCCGAGCCGCCAACGACGCCCAGAATCTCGCCTCGCCGGACATCGAGATCGAGGTCTTCGTGGACGACATGCGGACCGAACACGTTCTTGAGTCCGCGCACGCGGATGAGGATGTCCGGATCGCTCATCCCCAGCCGACCTTGGTGAAGAACACCGCAAAGAAGGCATCGAGCACGATTACCATGAAGATAGCCATGACCACCGCCGCCGTGGTGCGCGTACCCACTTCCTCGGCATTGGCCTTGACCTGCATCCCCTGATAGCAGCCCGCCACCGCCACGATCAGGCCGAACACCGGCGCCTTGACCAGCCCGACCCACACGTCGTGCAGCGGCACCACTTCCTGGATGCGCGAAAGGAAAGTGAGGAAGGGAATGCCCAGCGTCGTCGCCGAAAGGAACGCGCCGCCGATGATGCCGACCACAGCGGAATAAGTGCCGAGCAACGGCAGCATCAGCATCGTCGCCAGAATGCGCGGCAGAACCAGCGCTTCCATCGGCGAGACCCCGATCGTGCGCATGGCGTCCACTTCCTCGGTCAGCTTCATCGTGCCGAGCTGCGCGGCGAAAGCCGAGCCGGACCGGCCGGCGACCATGATCGCGGTCATCAGGATGCCGAGTTCGCGCAGCGTCAGCCGGCCGACCAGATTGACCGTGTAGATCTCCGCGCCGAACTGGCGAAGCTGCACCGCGCCCTGCTGCGCGATGACGATGCCGACCAGGAAGCTCATCAGCCCCACGATCGCCAGCGCGTTCACGCCCACCAGTTCCATCTGGTGAATCATCGACTTGCCGCGAAAGCGCCCCGGATGCCGCAACAGCGTGCCCAGCGCCTGCACCACCTGCCCCAGGAAGCCCAGAACCTGCAGCGAACCCCAGGCCAGCCCGACCACGGCATCGCCCACTTTGCCCGGCACGCGTTCGAACAGCGGCAGGCGCGGGGCGCTCACGCCCGAATCGTTCTCTCCGGCCTGGCCCACCGCGGCGATCAGGCGCTCCGCTTCGCTGCTGGCGCCGACGATCTCCGCGCCCCGCTCCTGCGCCAGGCGCCACACCATCCACGCGCCCACGGTATCCATGCGTTCGACGGCGGACAGGTCGATCCGGGCGATCGGTTCGTCCAGCGCGCGCACCCGGGCATCGAGCGCGCCGAGCGTGGACACCAGCATGGCGCCGCTGAACGCCAGCGTGGCGCCACCGGCTTCCTCGGTTCCGGCATCGCCGGGCTGGATCGTGAAGTCGGCTAGCGCCCGCATATGATCCGCTTCATGCGGGAAAATGGCTGGGGCGACAAGTGCATGACGTGCGACACAACGTTTCAAAGTCAATTTGGGTTTCAAGCCGCCGTGCCGGTTTGGCGCCCCGGCGCTTGCAGGCGGGCGGAACGGCTGGCAAAGCGCGCGCCATGACCGAACAGACTCTCGACAAGACCTTCGAGCCCGCCGCGATCGAGGCGCGCTGGTACAGCCATTGGGAAACGAACGGGCTTTTCCGCCCCGAACGGCCCGAAGCGGTGCCGTTCACGATCGTAAACCCGCCGCCGAACGTCACGGGATCGCTCCACATCGGCCACGCGCTCGATAACACGCTGCAGGACGTGGTGATCCGCTACGAACGGCTGCGCGGCAAGGATGCGCTGTGGGTGGTCGGCACCGACCACGCTGGCATCGCCACGCAGATGGTGGTCGAGCGCCAGATGGAAGCGCGGCAGGACAAGCGCACCAACTACACGCGCGAGCAGTTCGTAGAGAAGGTGTGGGAATGGAAGGCCGAATCCGGCGGCACGATCACCCGCCAGCTGCGGCGGCTGGGCTGCTCGATGGACTGGTCCAGGGAACAGTTCACCATGGACCCGCACTTCACCAAGGCCGTGGTGAAGGTGTTCGTCGACCTTTACAATCAGGGCCTGATCTACCGCGACAAGCGGCTGGTGAACTGGGACCCCAAGCTCAAGACCGCGATCAGCGACCTCGAGGTGGAAACGCGCGAGGTGCAGGGCGGGTTCTGGCACTTCAAGTATCCGCTGGCCGATGGCGTGACCCGCGACGACGGGCTAGATTACATCGAGGTCGCCACCACGCGGCCCGAAACGATGCTGGCCGACATGGCCGTGGCGGTCCATCCGGACGATCCGCGCTACCAGAGCGTGATCGGCAAGGACATCCTCCAGCCGCTGACCGGCCGCCGCTTCAAGGTGGTGGCCGACGAACACGCCGACCCGGAACTGGGCAGCGGCGCGGTGAAGATCACGCCGGGCCATGACTTCAACGACTTCGAGGTCGGCCGCCGCGCCGGCATCAAGGCGGGCGACATGCTCAACATGTTCGATGCCGAAGCGAAGGTGGTGCAGACGACGGACGGGCTGGTGCCCGCCGAATTTGTGGGGCTGGACCGCTTCGACGCGCGCAAGCTGGTGGTCAAGCGGATGAAGGAAGCCGGCTTCCTGATCCCGCACGTGACCAAGGACAAGGAAGGCAACGAAGTCCTCCACGATGCCGAACCGCGCACGATCCAGACGCCGTTCGGCGATCGCGGCGGCGTGGTGATCGAACCGTGGCTGACCGACCAGTGGTATGTCGACGCCGAAACGCTCGCCAAGGCGCCCATGGAAGCCGTGCGCTCCGGCGCGATCGAGATCGTGCCCAAGACCTGGGAAAAGACCTTCTTCAACTGGATGGAGAACATCCAGCCGTGGTGCGTGAGCCGGCAGTTGTGGTGGGGGCACCGGATTCCGGCGTGGTTCGGTCCGAAGATCGAAGGGAATCAGATACGCTACGATCTGGGACTTTCGAACGTCGAAGTCTTTGTCGCGGACGATGAGTTGGAAGCAGAAAAGCTTGCCCTTGCTAAATACAAGGCGTTGGGACGTCCGATTGCGTTCTTGGACTCTCCCGCCCGCTTGCAAGAGGTGACAGAGCCCGGTCGAGACCCGGACTACATTTATCTCTGGCAGGAAACGGACGTCCTCGACACCTGGTTCTCCTCCGCGCTCTGGCCGTTCGCCACGCTCGGCTGGCCGGATGAAGACGCGCCGCTGCTGAAGAAGCACTACCCCAACGATCTGCTCGTTTCCGGCTTCGACATCCTGTTCTTCTGGGACGCGCGCATGGCGATGCAGGGCCTGCATTTCATGAAGGAAGTGCCGTGGAAGCGGCTCTACCTGCATGGGCTGGTCCGCGCGGCGGACGGGCAGAAGATGTCCAAGTCCAAGGGCAACGTGGTCGATCCGCTGGGCCTGATCGACCAGTACGGCGCGGACGCGCTGCGCTTCTTCATGTGCGCCATGGAAAGCCAGGGCCGCGACGTGAAGATGGATGAAAAGCGCGTGGAGGGGTATCGCAACTTCGCCACGAAGCTGTGGAACGCCGCGCGCTTCTGCCAGAGCAACGGCATCACCGGCGGTATCGGCGATCACACCGGCCCCGGCATCGCGCCACAGCTTGCCGTGAACCGGTGGATCATCGGCGAAGTCGTCGAAACCGTCACCGAACTCGACAAGGCGATGGCCGACCTGCGCTTCGACGCCGCCGCCAACGCGATCTACCACTTCGTGTGGGACACGTTCTGCGACTGGTACATCGAACTGATCAAGGGGTCGTTCGACGACGAAACCAAGGCCGTCGCCGGCTGGGTGCTCGACCAGATCCTCGTTCTGCTCCACCCGTTCATGCCCTTCGTGACGGAGGAGCTATGGAACAAGACGGGCGCGCGCGCCGGCGAGCTGATCGTGGCGGACTGGCCGCAGCCGACGGCGGCGGTGGATGCGACGGCCAAGCGCGAGGTAGAATGGCTGATCGCGCTGGTTTCCGCCTTGCGCACCGCCAAGAACGAGCTTGGCATCGCGCCCGGCGCCAAGCTGGACGCCTATCTGCCCGAACCCAGCGCGGCCACGCGCGCGATCATCGAGGCGAACGGCCCGGCGATCGACCGGCTGGCGCGGCTTTCATCGATCCGCTTCGAACCGGCCCCTGCCGGCCCGGCGATGCAGATCGGCGCCGGCGATGCCAACATCGCGATCCCCCTTGAAGGCGTGATCGACATCGCCGCCGAAAAGGCCCGTCTCGAAAAGGCGCTCGCCGCCGCGCAGAAGGAAGCCAAATCGCTCGAACGGCGGTTGAACAACCCCGCGTTCGTCGAGAAGGCCAAGCCCGAGGCGGTCGAGAAGGCCCGCGCCGATCACGCGCACCACAGCGCCGAGGCCGAGCGGCTGGCGGCGGCGCTGGCGCGGCTGGGGTGATGTGATGCCTGCTCCGTTCGTGTCGAGCGACGTCGAGACACTCCGCGCGATGGTTCTCGACATCGCTCGAACCGAACGGAGGCTGGATTGCGTCCGCCAGACCACGCCATGCTAGTCCTCGCCACCACCACGCCGGGCGAACCGGAAATCTTCGCCTCGCTGCAGGGCGAAGGGCCTTCCGCCGGCCGCCCTTCGGTGTTCCTGCGGCTGGCGCGCTGCAATCTCGCCTGCCGCTGGTGCGATACCGCCTACACCTGGCGCTTCACCGGCGACAACCGCCCGCACCGCGACGGAATCGCGTTCGAACGCAGCGAGAACCAGATCACGCTGGACGAGCGCGAGGTGGCCTTGCGCCTGCTGGCCCATCCGCAGGACCGGCTGGTGGTGACCGGCGGCGAACCGCTGTTGCAGGCCCCCGCCCTCGTCCGCCTGCTGGCAATCCTGAAGGAAGCGCGGCCCGGCCTGCATATTGAGATCGAGACCAACGGCAGCGTGCCCCCGACGCAGGCGCTGGATGCGCTGGTCGACCAGTATAACGTCAGCCCCAAGCTGGCGCATTCGGGCAATCCGGCCGATCTGGCGCTGGTGCCCGAACGGCTGGCGCACTGGGCCATCGAACCGCGCGCCTTCTTCAAGTTCGTGGTCGCCACGCCCGACGATCTGGAGGAGATCGCGGCGCTGCAGGCGCGTTACGCCATTCCGTCGCAGCGCCTGTTCGTGATGCCGGAAGGCACCGCCAGCGCCCCCTTGCGCGAACGGTCGGTATGGCTGGCCGAAGCAGCGCTGAAGGCCGGCTGGCGCTTCACCGACCGGCTGCACATCCACCTCTACGGGGATACGCGCGGCACATAATAAACAAGAAAGTTGATCTGGCAGGTTTGCCAAAGCTGCAAACTTGCTAATCGAGACAGGTCGTAGAGGTAGTTTGTGCAATCATCCTTTTGGAAGGGAATGATTCTCGGCCAGAGAAAACTACCTCTACGGCCCTCCGTTGCCTTTGGAGGGCAACGGTAACCCAAAATTCAGAACGGAATATCGTCGTCCAGATCGTCGGAGAAGCCGCCACCGGACGATCCGCCGCCACCCTGGTTCCAGCCCCCACCCGAAGACGCGCCGCCCCCGCGTGAGGAGCCGCCGCTGCCGCCTTCGTTCCATCCGCCTCCGCCGCCGCCCGAACGCTGACCGCCCCCGAAGCCACCACCCCCGCCGCCACCGGCACCGGGCGCGCCATCCAGCATGGTCAGCACCGCACCGGGGCCTTGCAGCACGACTTCGGTGCTGTAGCGGTCGTTACCCGACTGGTCCTGCCACTTGCGGGTGCGGAGCTGGCCTTCGATATAGACCTTGCTGCCCTTGCGCAGGAACCGTTCGGCCACGCCCGCCAGACCTTCGGAGAAGATCGCCACGCTGTGCCATTCGGTACGTTCCTGCCGCTCGCCGGAATTGCGGTCCTTCCACGTTTCCGACGTGGCGATGCGCAGGTTGCAGACCTTGCCGCCGTTCTGGAACGAACGCACTTCCGGGTCCGCCCCCAGATTGCCGACCAGAATGACCTTGTTGACGCTGCCTGCCATCGAATCGTGTCCCGTGTGAATGTGGAGGTTGGCCTAGCCAATGCGCGGCGGCAGGGCGAGTCCGCCCCCTGCCCTTTCCACAACGCGGAGGAAAACTATCCCAGCCCGAAGGCGCGCGCCGTCCAGAAGGTCACGCCCGCCGCCAGATAGGCAAGGCCGAACAGGTAGGCGAGCATGAACGCCGGCCATTTCCACCCGTTGGTTTCGCGCCGGGTAACGGCGATCGTCGACATGCACTGCGGCGCGAACACGAACCAGGCGAGGAACGCCAGCGCGGTCGGCAGGGTCCAGTGCGCCTTGAGCTGGTCTTCCAGCGCGTTCGCCTGCGCGTCCTCGTCGTTCGCGTTGTCCACGGCATAGGTCGTGGCGAGCGAGCTGACCGCCACTTCGCGCGCGGCCATGGCGGGGATGATCGCCAGCGCGATATCGCGGTTGAAGCCCACCGGTTCCACCACCACGGCCAGCCCGTTGGCGATGTGCCCGGCGATAGAGGCGTCCACCTGGCTCTGCCCCTCGCCCGCGCGGGGGAAGTTCAGCAGGAACCACAGCACCACCGTGACCGTAAAGATCATCGTGCCGGCGCGGCGCAGGAATATCCACGCCCGTTGGAACAGGCCGAGCGCCAGATCCTTCACCGTGGGCAGCTGGTACTTGGGCAGTTCCATGATGAAGCCGCTGGCCGCGCCCTTCGTCACCGACCGGCGCAGCACCAGCGCCACCACCATCGCCCCCACCACGCCGAACACGTAAAGACCGAACAGCACCAGCCCCTGCAGGCCGAAGCCGGGGCCGACGGTGCGGTGCGGAATGAACGCGGCGATGATCACGGCATAGACCGGCAGGCGTGCCGAACAGGTCATCAGCGGGGCGATCAGGATCGTGGTCAGCCGGTCCCTGGGATCGGTGATGCTGCGCGTGGCCATGATGCCGGGAATGGCGCAGGCGAAGCTGGACAGCAGCGGGATGAAGCTGCGCCCGGAAAGGCCCACCGTCGCCATCAGCCGGTCCATCAGGAAGGCGGCGCGGGCCATGTAGCCGGTCGCCTCCATCGTCAGGATGAAGAAGAACAGGATCAGGATCTGCGGCAGGAACACGATCACGGCCCCCACGCCCGCGATCACGCCATCGGTCAGCAGATCACGCGCGAGCGAGGGCGGCAGCTCGGTCTTGACCAGATCGCCGAACGCCGAAACCCCCGCGTCGAGCGCATCGGCAAAGGGCGTGGCCCAGCTGAACACCGCCTGGAACACCACGAACAGCAGCGCCAGCAGGATCGGCGGCCCCAGCCACGGGTGCAGCAGCACGCGGTCCATCCGGGCGTGGATGCGGTGTTTGGCGGTTTCCGCAAGGATCGCTCCATGCGCCATCTCGTGCGCCAGCATCCGGCGTTCGGGCAGCGTGACATGCGCGCGCGGCGCGGTTTCAGCGGACACGCGATCGCGCGCTTCGGCGATCGCGGCGGACAGTTCGGCCAGCCCCCGGCGCCGCACCGCCACGGTCGGAATCACGGGCACGCCCAGCGCGGTTTCCAGCGCCGCCGGATCGAGCGTCAGCCCGTCACGCTCGGCAAGGTCCACCATGTTGAGCGCGACCACCGCCGGGCGGCCAAGCTCCAGCACTTCCTGCGCGAACACGAGATGCTGTTCGAGGTTGGAGGCATCGAGCACGATCACCAGCACGTCGGGCTGGGCCTGCCCCACCTGTTCGCCCATGATGACCTTGCGCGTCACCTCCTCATCCGGGCTGGTGGCGTTGAGGCCGTAGCTGCCCGGCAGGTCGACGAGTTCCACCGGTTCGCCGCTGGGCAGGATCATGCGCCCCGCCTTGCGCTCCACGGTGACGCCCGGATAGTTGGCGATCTTCTGGCGCGCGCCCGTCAGCGCGTTGAACAGCGCGCTCTTGCCCGCGTTGGGATTGCCGACGAGCGCGGCGACGCAGGCGTTGCGGCTCATGCCGTTGCTCCGATCAGTTCGACATGCATTGCCCGGGCATGAACGCGCCGCAGCGCGACCGTCATCCGGCCGATCTCCACCGCCAGCGGATCGCGCGAAACGAACACCCCGCGATAGGCAAGGCGCACATGCGCCCCGGCATCCAGCCCCAGCGCGCGCAACCGCTCCGCCTCTTCGGGCACGAGCAAGTCCCAATCGACGGAATCGATTCGCGCGGGCGTGCCGAGTGGGATCTGGTCGAGTGTCACGCCCACGGCGCTGCCATAGCCCGAAAGCATTTGCAAGGCATTCGCAATAAGCCGACTGAAATTAGCATGGCTCCAATGGCGCGGCCCAGCCGCCGCGCGCATTGATGCCGGTCAAGTGCTCTTATCGCGCGGGATACCGCAGGCGGCCGAACAGGCGCATCACGCTGAAGGTTTCCTCGCGCGGGCGGGTCAGCCGGGCCTTGGCCTTCTCGAAACGCATCACGCCCTCGATCCGCCGATCGAGGAACGCGCGCGTATCGGCATGGCCTTCGCTCTTGTCCTCGGCGTGGACGGCCAGCGTCGCGGCATAGATCGCCGCCAGCGTGGCGCGCTTGGTATAGTGGTTGTAGTCCGTCGCGGTATCGCCGGCGAGCCGCCACATCGCGTCCGCGCTGTGCCAGCCGAGCTTCATGGCCGTGGGCGCATTCTGCGGCATGGCCATGATCGCCAGCGCGCGGCGCAACGCCTCCTCGCGCCCCGCCAGCGCATCGAGCCGGAACTGCACCAGCGATCGGATGCGCTCGCGGATCGGCAGGTTGCCGATGCGGGCTGTGGGCAGGGCTTCGGCCATGTCGGCATCGATGCGCGCGATCCACGCCGCGATCATCGCCATCGGCTTGCCGCCGAACGCGAACGCGGCCACCGCCGGGTCCACCCCGGCCGCGTCCGCCGCGCTGGCCACCGCCGCCTCGCCCCAGCCATCGAAGACGGCGGCTTCGGCGACATGAGGCGCGAGTTGCAGGCGGATGTCGTCGAGCGTCGGTTCGGAAACGGATGTCATCGCCACAGCCCGATCAGAACGAAGGCCCGTAGGTGGGCTTCTGCGGCGCGGCCTTGGCGGCCTTCATCGCGTTGTCGATCTCTTCGAGCACGGCACTGTTCTTGCCGTCGAGCGCGGCATAATCCCGCGCGGAACGCCCCGAATTATCCGGCCGCTCCGGATTGGCGCCCGCCTTCAGCAACATGCGGATGATCGCCATGTCGCGACGGTGCACCGCGTTGATCAGCGGCGTTTCGCCGGTGTTGTTCGGCTCATCCACGCGCGCGCCGCTCTTGATCAGGAAATCCACGCCTTCGGCAAAGCCAAGATCCACTGCCATCACCAGCGGCGTGGTGCCCTTTACGTCGCGGATGTTCACGTTGGCGCCCTTGGCGACGAGGAATTGCATCCACGTCAGATCGCGGCGGGCGGTGACGATGTGCAGCGCGGATTCGCCAGACGTGACGTCGCGCGTGTTGACGATCTGAGTACCGGGCTCGTTCAGCGCGTTCTGGACCTTTTCGCCGTCCTTCTTCTTCACGGCTTCCAGGAACTTGTAGCTTTCCGAAAACTGCGCTTGCGCGGGCGCGGCGAGGCCCAACCCCAGCCCGAGTCCGGCGATCATCGCCAGTCCCGCCAAAGCCGATCGAAGCCCGTTGTGCCGCCGCGTGTTCACGTCCCTGTTCCTTCTGCTGCGAGCCTGCCGGACTCGCCCCTTGCGGAACCCGTGTTAGCAGAGCATGAACCGTCCCGCCATGGCCCGACCGATCTTGCTTGCAGCGCTAACCGCCCTGGCCGCCACGCTTTCCGCGTGCGGCGGCTCCGCCCCCACCGAAACGCCACCGCTGGAAGGCGCGGCGATCGGCGGGGATTTCACCCTTGTCGACAAGGACGGCAAAACCGTCCACTTCAACGATTTCGCGGGCAAGTACCGCATCGTGTATTTCGGCTACAGCTTCTGCCCGGATGTCTGCCCGCTCGATCTCCAGCACGTGATGCAGGGCTACCACCTGTTCGCGAAGGACCACGCGGACCTTGCCAAGAAGGTGCAGCCGATCTTCGTGACGATCGACCCCGCGCGCGATACGCCGCAGGTCGTCGGCCAGTTCGCCGCCAATTTCGGCCCGGAACTGCTGGGCCTGACCGGCACCGAAGCGCAGGTCGCGCAAGCGGCCAAGGCCTTCGCGGTCTATTACCAGAAGCGCCCCGGCACCGCGCCCGATGCCTATCTGATGGACCACAGCCGCGGCGTCTATCTGATGGGGCCAGATGGCAAGCCGATCGCGCTGCTGCCTGGCGAGAAGGACGGGAAGGCCGTCGCCGCCGACCTTGCGAAATGGGTCCGCTGACATGGCCGCGCTGGCCGACCGCTTCTGGGAAAAGCCCGTCGAGACGCTGACCCGCGACGAATGGGAAGCGCTGTGCGACGGCTGCGGCAAGTGCTGCCTGCACAAGCTGGAAGACGAGGACACCGGCGCGGTCTATCACACCAACGTCGCGTGCCGACTGCTCGACCTTTCGACCGCGCGCTGCGCCGACTATCGCCACCGCAAGGCGATGGTGCCCGATTGCCTGCGGCTGACCCCGCGCATCGTGGCGGAAGTGCCGTGGCTGCCAGCGACCTGCGCCTATCGCCTGCGCGCCGATGGCCGCCCCCTGCCCGCGTGGCATTACCTGATTTCCGGCGATCGCGATGCGGTTCACCGGGCGGGCGTCTCCGTCGTGGGCAAGGCCGTCAGCGAGGTTCTCGCGGGGCCGCTGGAAGACCATATCGTGCCGGAAGAGGTATGGCAGGCGTCGGGGGGATGATCGACTGGCTGCGCCGCCCCGCCGCGCCGCGCGTGGTCAAGCCGCGCACCCTGCGGATCGGTGGGCAGGACCTGCCGCTCGTGATCCGGCGGCTGCGGCAGGCCAAGCGGATGACGCTGCGCCTTTCGCCCGACGGCAGCGAAGTGCGCATCTCGATTCCCGCCTGGGGCCGCGTCGGCGATGCCGAGGCGTTCGCGCGCGATCGCGCCGACTGGCTGGCGCAGCAACTGGCGCGCCTGCCCGCGCAGCAGACGCTCGAACCCGGCGCGCCGGTGCCGTTCCGCGGCGTGGTGCGCCGGCTCGACTGGCATGCGAACGCGCCCCGCAAGCCATCCGTCGGGGACGACGCGATCGTGCTTGGCGGCCCGCGCGAGGGGCTGGAAAGCCGGCTGCGCCGTTGGCTGGAACGCGAGGCGCTGGCCCTGCTGGCCGACGATCTGGCGCATTACTGCGCGCGTGGGGGCCACCCCGTGCCGCGCCTCGCCCTGTCGCGCGCGCAGCGGCGCTGGGGCAGCTGCGCCGCCGACGGATCGATCCGGATAAACTGGCG
The Novosphingobium sp. EMRT-2 genome window above contains:
- a CDS encoding MlaD family protein, encoding METRANHIWVGAVTLLLLAGIAALTVWIARLNQGEQDHYDIFFKQSVDGLAKGSEVSFSGVPSGQVEDIDLWEKDPEFVRVRIKINRKVPILQGTTASLQGSFTGVTTIQLQGAVKGAPPIEEKGPEGVPVIPTKRGGLGEILANTPLLLERLATLTERLTMVLSDQNLKSFENIMRNTDKMTGNLAAASPDVKRVLSELQATLRQANYTLSSFEKLAGSTDAMINDEGSGLAKQLRQTLKSAQSAADALQATLDDTRPAARQLNERTLPAAEAAIRDLQATTRSLREVTDKINDRGVSAIVGSPKLPDYKP
- a CDS encoding ABC transporter ATP-binding protein, which produces MSDPDILIRVRGLKNVFGPHVVHEDLDLDVRRGEILGVVGGSGTGKSVLMRAIIGLQIPEAGEIEVLGSSITDARDDDDIDIRSQWGVLFQGGALFSTLTVAENVEVPLREFYPEISDELRHEIARYKVILSGLPADATAKYPAELSGGMKKRAGLARALALDPELLFLDEPTAGLDPIGAAAFDQLIASLQQTLGLTVFLITHDLDTLYEICDRVAVLADKKVIAVGTIPELLALDHPWIQEYFNGPRGRAAKAAQDRIAPPGVAVPVDDDPQDEA
- a CDS encoding ABC transporter permease, encoding MRALADFTIQPGDAGTEEAGGATLAFSGAMLVSTLGALDARVRALDEPIARIDLSAVERMDTVGAWMVWRLAQERGAEIVGASSEAERLIAAVGQAGENDSGVSAPRLPLFERVPGKVGDAVVGLAWGSLQVLGFLGQVVQALGTLLRHPGRFRGKSMIHQMELVGVNALAIVGLMSFLVGIVIAQQGAVQLRQFGAEIYTVNLVGRLTLRELGILMTAIMVAGRSGSAFAAQLGTMKLTEEVDAMRTIGVSPMEALVLPRILATMLMLPLLGTYSAVVGIIGGAFLSATTLGIPFLTFLSRIQEVVPLHDVWVGLVKAPVFGLIVAVAGCYQGMQVKANAEEVGTRTTAAVVMAIFMVIVLDAFFAVFFTKVGWG
- a CDS encoding valine--tRNA ligase, with the protein product MTEQTLDKTFEPAAIEARWYSHWETNGLFRPERPEAVPFTIVNPPPNVTGSLHIGHALDNTLQDVVIRYERLRGKDALWVVGTDHAGIATQMVVERQMEARQDKRTNYTREQFVEKVWEWKAESGGTITRQLRRLGCSMDWSREQFTMDPHFTKAVVKVFVDLYNQGLIYRDKRLVNWDPKLKTAISDLEVETREVQGGFWHFKYPLADGVTRDDGLDYIEVATTRPETMLADMAVAVHPDDPRYQSVIGKDILQPLTGRRFKVVADEHADPELGSGAVKITPGHDFNDFEVGRRAGIKAGDMLNMFDAEAKVVQTTDGLVPAEFVGLDRFDARKLVVKRMKEAGFLIPHVTKDKEGNEVLHDAEPRTIQTPFGDRGGVVIEPWLTDQWYVDAETLAKAPMEAVRSGAIEIVPKTWEKTFFNWMENIQPWCVSRQLWWGHRIPAWFGPKIEGNQIRYDLGLSNVEVFVADDELEAEKLALAKYKALGRPIAFLDSPARLQEVTEPGRDPDYIYLWQETDVLDTWFSSALWPFATLGWPDEDAPLLKKHYPNDLLVSGFDILFFWDARMAMQGLHFMKEVPWKRLYLHGLVRAADGQKMSKSKGNVVDPLGLIDQYGADALRFFMCAMESQGRDVKMDEKRVEGYRNFATKLWNAARFCQSNGITGGIGDHTGPGIAPQLAVNRWIIGEVVETVTELDKAMADLRFDAAANAIYHFVWDTFCDWYIELIKGSFDDETKAVAGWVLDQILVLLHPFMPFVTEELWNKTGARAGELIVADWPQPTAAVDATAKREVEWLIALVSALRTAKNELGIAPGAKLDAYLPEPSAATRAIIEANGPAIDRLARLSSIRFEPAPAGPAMQIGAGDANIAIPLEGVIDIAAEKARLEKALAAAQKEAKSLERRLNNPAFVEKAKPEAVEKARADHAHHSAEAERLAAALARLG
- a CDS encoding 7-carboxy-7-deazaguanine synthase QueE gives rise to the protein MLVLATTTPGEPEIFASLQGEGPSAGRPSVFLRLARCNLACRWCDTAYTWRFTGDNRPHRDGIAFERSENQITLDEREVALRLLAHPQDRLVVTGGEPLLQAPALVRLLAILKEARPGLHIEIETNGSVPPTQALDALVDQYNVSPKLAHSGNPADLALVPERLAHWAIEPRAFFKFVVATPDDLEEIAALQARYAIPSQRLFVMPEGTASAPLRERSVWLAEAALKAGWRFTDRLHIHLYGDTRGT
- the ssb gene encoding single-stranded DNA-binding protein — encoded protein: MAGSVNKVILVGNLGADPEVRSFQNGGKVCNLRIATSETWKDRNSGERQERTEWHSVAIFSEGLAGVAERFLRKGSKVYIEGQLRTRKWQDQSGNDRYSTEVVLQGPGAVLTMLDGAPGAGGGGGGGFGGGQRSGGGGGGWNEGGSGGSSRGGGASSGGGWNQGGGGSSGGGFSDDLDDDIPF
- a CDS encoding ferrous iron transporter B, which translates into the protein MSRNACVAALVGNPNAGKSALFNALTGARQKIANYPGVTVERKAGRMILPSGEPVELVDLPGSYGLNATSPDEEVTRKVIMGEQVGQAQPDVLVIVLDASNLEQHLVFAQEVLELGRPAVVALNMVDLAERDGLTLDPAALETALGVPVIPTVAVRRRGLAELSAAIAEARDRVSAETAPRAHVTLPERRMLAHEMAHGAILAETAKHRIHARMDRVLLHPWLGPPILLALLFVVFQAVFSWATPFADALDAGVSAFGDLVKTELPPSLARDLLTDGVIAGVGAVIVFLPQILILFFFILTMEATGYMARAAFLMDRLMATVGLSGRSFIPLLSSFACAIPGIMATRSITDPRDRLTTILIAPLMTCSARLPVYAVIIAAFIPHRTVGPGFGLQGLVLFGLYVFGVVGAMVVALVLRRSVTKGAASGFIMELPKYQLPTVKDLALGLFQRAWIFLRRAGTMIFTVTVVLWFLLNFPRAGEGQSQVDASIAGHIANGLAVVVEPVGFNRDIALAIIPAMAAREVAVSSLATTYAVDNANDEDAQANALEDQLKAHWTLPTALAFLAWFVFAPQCMSTIAVTRRETNGWKWPAFMLAYLFGLAYLAAGVTFWTARAFGLG
- a CDS encoding FeoA family protein, whose translation is MLSGYGSAVGVTLDQIPLGTPARIDSVDWDLLVPEEAERLRALGLDAGAHVRLAYRGVFVSRDPLAVEIGRMTVALRRVHARAMHVELIGATA